The following proteins come from a genomic window of Proteiniphilum propionicum:
- the porK gene encoding T9SS ring complex lipoprotein PorK/GldK, whose product MRRSILLLLLFTTVISCGRRWTWSSTGGELTGVPVGKVWNEPTPYNMVLVSRGAYNMGPGEIDSLWGITISTRGVSVDNFWMDETEITNSQYKQFVYWVRDSIIRERLADPAWAGDDFYKISEDEYGDPVTPRLNWSLPIPWTRNTEEEEAAINSIYKIHPITGKRMLDASQLNFRYEWFDEAEAAKREHRLNPAERTLNTDISINPDEVVLISKDTAYIAPDGRIVNETITRPLSSLYDFVHTRIVNIYPDTTCWVNDFPNAKNDYYMRNYFASPAYAHHPVVGVSWEQATAFCEWRTMFLRRSINREDIKIEKYRLPTEAEWEMAARNANSGNSYPWESDGTTSESGCYQANFKPGDGAYAADNHLIPAKVRSFSPNNLGLYDMAGNVAEWTSTAYTGSGNELMGDLNPEYSYNATTEDPYMMKQKVVKGGSWKDISTFIRSDMRDSEFQNRGRSFIGFRCVRTQVGGSR is encoded by the coding sequence ATGAGAAGATCCATCTTATTATTACTGCTATTCACCACGGTCATTTCCTGTGGAAGGCGCTGGACCTGGAGCAGCACGGGGGGAGAGCTCACAGGCGTACCCGTGGGAAAGGTGTGGAATGAACCCACTCCCTACAACATGGTGCTGGTATCTCGCGGTGCATACAACATGGGCCCGGGTGAGATCGATTCGCTATGGGGGATCACCATTTCCACCAGGGGTGTTTCGGTAGATAACTTCTGGATGGACGAAACCGAAATCACCAATTCACAATACAAGCAGTTTGTTTATTGGGTGCGCGATTCCATTATACGTGAACGGCTGGCCGATCCGGCATGGGCGGGTGATGATTTCTACAAGATTAGCGAAGATGAATATGGAGACCCTGTCACACCCCGCCTCAACTGGTCACTCCCCATTCCATGGACAAGAAATACTGAAGAGGAAGAAGCAGCCATAAACAGCATTTACAAAATACACCCCATCACCGGAAAACGAATGCTCGATGCCAGTCAGCTGAACTTCCGTTATGAGTGGTTCGATGAGGCAGAAGCGGCCAAGCGTGAGCATCGTCTGAATCCGGCTGAAAGGACACTCAACACCGATATTTCAATTAACCCTGATGAGGTGGTATTGATCTCGAAAGATACGGCATACATAGCACCCGACGGACGCATAGTGAATGAGACCATCACTCGTCCGCTGAGCAGCCTCTACGATTTTGTTCACACTCGCATCGTAAATATCTATCCCGACACCACCTGTTGGGTTAACGATTTTCCAAATGCCAAAAACGATTACTATATGCGCAACTACTTTGCCAGCCCTGCATATGCACACCATCCCGTGGTAGGAGTTTCATGGGAACAGGCAACCGCCTTTTGTGAGTGGCGTACTATGTTTTTGAGGAGAAGTATAAACCGGGAAGACATTAAGATTGAAAAATACCGTCTCCCCACCGAAGCAGAATGGGAGATGGCTGCAAGGAATGCCAATTCCGGGAACAGTTATCCTTGGGAAAGCGACGGCACAACAAGCGAAAGCGGCTGCTACCAGGCTAACTTCAAGCCAGGTGACGGAGCTTATGCTGCCGATAATCACCTTATACCGGCAAAGGTAAGAAGTTTTAGCCCAAACAATCTGGGTTTATATGATATGGCGGGAAATGTAGCCGAATGGACATCTACTGCTTATACTGGTTCAGGAAATGAACTGATGGGCGACCTGAATCCCGAATACAGCTACAATGCCACTACAGAAGACCCTTACATGATGAAACAAAAAGTGGTAAAGGGAGGCTCCTGGAAGGATATATCCACCTTTATCCGCTCCGATATGCGCGACAGTGAGTTCCAGAACCGCGGGCGCTCTTTTATAGGATTCCGTTGTGTCAGAACACAGGTGGGAGGAAGCAGATAA
- the porL gene encoding type IX secretion system motor protein PorL/GldL: MIAYKKYKNRLEKFLQGEQGKRFINFAYSFGAAIVILGAMFNLLHFPFGNEIFFFGMITEVVVFILSAFDTPVRDYRWEQVFPALSNHKPEKYPGLSSQTTGLNDSTTAPSQTGVSNPLGYTTKASVRQNKDDGSGMTPREPVSQPFTRDAETEITQNLSLHAREYSNQIENLNRTLSGLNSIYEIHLRSISGQIDTIEQINRGLARIKTMYNDTIPDGSVISEETEKMAGRLKELNEVYARMLNAITLNRSNNTANNNP, encoded by the coding sequence ATGATCGCATACAAAAAATATAAAAACAGGCTAGAAAAGTTCCTTCAAGGTGAACAGGGAAAACGGTTCATCAATTTCGCCTACAGCTTTGGCGCAGCTATCGTTATACTGGGAGCGATGTTCAATCTGCTGCACTTCCCTTTCGGCAACGAGATTTTCTTTTTTGGTATGATCACCGAAGTGGTTGTCTTTATCCTTTCGGCATTCGACACCCCGGTACGCGACTACCGCTGGGAGCAGGTGTTCCCTGCCCTCTCTAATCATAAACCGGAAAAGTATCCCGGCCTTTCTTCACAAACAACAGGCCTTAACGATTCAACAACTGCACCATCACAAACTGGAGTATCAAATCCCCTTGGGTACACCACTAAAGCCAGTGTCCGTCAGAATAAAGATGATGGCAGCGGCATGACTCCCCGAGAACCTGTTTCACAACCTTTTACCCGGGATGCCGAAACAGAGATAACACAAAATCTATCCCTGCATGCCCGTGAGTACAGTAATCAGATAGAAAACCTCAACCGTACCCTGTCGGGGCTAAACTCCATCTATGAGATCCATTTAAGGAGCATCAGCGGGCAAATCGATACCATTGAGCAGATCAATAGAGGGTTGGCCCGTATCAAAACAATGTACAACGATACTATACCCGATGGGTCTGTTATCAGTGAGGAGACAGAAAAAATGGCCGGCAGGCTCAAAGAACTGAACGAAGTATATGCCAGGATGCTGAATGCCATAACCCTAAACAGGAGCAATAACACTGCAAACAACAATCCATAA
- the porM gene encoding type IX secretion system motor protein PorM/GldM yields MAVNSPNSPRQKMINLMYLVFIAMLALNVSVEVLDGFKLVDNSLKNSSATMLERNQLIMNKLSVYNQQNPEKAGEWYRKGVQVRTMSDSLTSYINELKYRMVRKADGKRADISNIKHKEDQEAASVVMLSPVNGEGKKLRRAIDSYRETIALLVPDPGYKAIIKKNLSTQYKTGNKSWEASLFEHMPLTAAITMLTKIENDIRSSEGEALTNILNSVDVGDIGVNRLNAYIIPESGIVIRGSAYNARVILSAEDSTRHPRVFVNGKLLDDADKGFVSIPANNAGTFPVEGYLEITGGNGHVIRRNFSGSYTVVEPSATIAPAMMNVLYAGIGNEIDISVPGIAPQDVSATMTNGTLARRGNSWIAHPAAAGQNTAITVSARTAGGEHRRVATREFRVRTLPDPSPYIEQSDAKGNLIMFKGGNLPKASLMKADGIKAAIDDGILSVPFQVRTFRTVFFDSMGNAIPEVSNGSLFSERQKEQIRRLSRGSYFYISGVKATGPDGTEREIAVMEVRVQ; encoded by the coding sequence ATGGCAGTAAACAGTCCCAATTCCCCTCGCCAGAAGATGATCAACCTGATGTACCTGGTTTTTATAGCCATGCTTGCCCTCAACGTCTCTGTTGAAGTACTTGACGGGTTTAAGCTGGTGGATAACAGCCTTAAAAACTCCTCTGCCACAATGCTAGAGCGGAACCAGCTTATTATGAACAAGTTGTCAGTTTACAATCAGCAAAACCCGGAAAAGGCGGGAGAGTGGTACCGGAAAGGAGTACAGGTGCGTACAATGAGCGACTCACTCACAAGCTATATCAATGAGCTAAAATACCGTATGGTAAGGAAGGCCGATGGAAAGAGAGCAGATATCAGTAATATCAAACACAAAGAAGATCAGGAAGCTGCATCAGTAGTGATGCTGTCCCCTGTTAACGGAGAAGGGAAAAAACTTAGGAGAGCCATCGACAGCTATCGTGAAACGATCGCACTTTTAGTTCCGGACCCCGGCTACAAAGCGATTATCAAAAAAAACCTCAGCACACAATACAAAACTGGGAACAAAAGCTGGGAGGCCTCCCTTTTTGAGCATATGCCCCTGACAGCGGCAATAACCATGTTAACGAAGATTGAGAATGACATCCGCTCATCTGAAGGGGAAGCCCTCACCAACATCCTTAATAGTGTGGATGTAGGTGACATCGGTGTAAATCGGCTAAACGCATATATAATTCCCGAGTCCGGCATAGTGATACGTGGCAGCGCCTACAACGCCAGAGTCATCCTTTCCGCTGAAGATTCTACCAGGCATCCGCGCGTTTTTGTGAACGGCAAGCTGCTGGATGATGCAGATAAAGGATTTGTTTCCATCCCGGCAAACAACGCCGGCACCTTTCCAGTGGAAGGATACCTGGAGATAACCGGTGGCAACGGTCACGTTATTCGCCGCAATTTTTCGGGAAGTTACACTGTGGTCGAACCGTCCGCCACCATTGCCCCTGCAATGATGAACGTTTTGTACGCAGGTATCGGCAACGAGATAGATATCTCCGTTCCTGGAATCGCACCTCAGGATGTAAGCGCTACAATGACCAACGGAACGCTTGCGCGGCGGGGGAACAGCTGGATTGCACATCCAGCGGCAGCAGGACAAAACACCGCCATCACCGTCTCCGCACGTACTGCTGGCGGAGAGCATCGCCGGGTGGCTACCCGGGAGTTCAGGGTACGCACTCTCCCCGACCCCTCCCCATATATCGAGCAGAGCGATGCCAAAGGGAATCTGATAATGTTTAAAGGAGGGAACCTGCCTAAAGCATCCCTGATGAAGGCCGATGGCATAAAAGCTGCTATAGACGATGGCATTCTTTCCGTACCCTTTCAGGTGAGAACCTTCCGTACTGTTTTTTTCGACTCCATGGGCAACGCCATACCCGAGGTCTCCAACGGAAGCCTATTTTCGGAAAGACAGAAAGAGCAGATACGGCGTCTCTCACGTGGAAGCTACTTCTATATATCCGGTGTGAAAGCTACCGGCCCCGACGGTACCGAACGAGAGATAGCGGTAATGGAAGTGAGAGTACAATAA
- the porN gene encoding type IX secretion system ring subunit PorN/GldN, which translates to MRTITIILIMLLVGGIEAIYPQETARERIERKQQSESLIQSSATSIRMEQMNRGQDKEIENAKWSRVIYRYLDLSHEANAPLYYTGAHSEGRIDLFSMIFRLLQAQRIQAYEYLDGREEFTEEYLTDFSELLRRFDIYHDTVNGTIVVNDADVPSKEVLGYYLKEAYYFDNTTSTLRVKPLALCPILFRHEEVASSATRYPLFWIPYSELEPYTRRIPVMSSAFNNSISGTIDDFFRKRSYYGEIYKTMNPRNLAISQYTSTPEEMKAEQERIEKELIDFEKLIRSEEKAVTLPRQTSRRGSKRISAGTPSSSGNKHSMRGHRY; encoded by the coding sequence ATGAGAACAATAACCATTATACTGATCATGCTGCTGGTAGGGGGAATAGAAGCAATATACCCTCAGGAAACGGCAAGGGAGAGGATAGAGCGGAAACAGCAGAGTGAGTCACTGATACAGAGTTCCGCCACAAGTATCCGCATGGAACAGATGAACCGAGGGCAGGATAAAGAGATTGAAAATGCAAAATGGTCGCGTGTCATTTACCGCTATCTCGACCTCTCCCACGAGGCCAACGCACCGCTCTATTATACGGGAGCACATTCAGAAGGCAGAATAGACCTTTTCTCCATGATCTTCCGCCTGCTGCAAGCACAACGTATCCAGGCCTATGAATACCTCGATGGCCGTGAGGAGTTCACGGAGGAGTACCTGACCGATTTTTCGGAACTATTAAGACGGTTCGATATATATCACGATACAGTCAATGGTACAATTGTGGTAAACGATGCCGATGTGCCCTCCAAAGAGGTGCTGGGCTACTATCTGAAGGAGGCATACTACTTCGACAATACAACATCCACACTACGGGTGAAGCCCCTCGCCCTCTGCCCCATCCTTTTCCGGCATGAAGAAGTTGCATCCTCCGCTACCCGCTACCCCCTGTTCTGGATACCATACAGTGAACTTGAACCCTACACCCGCCGTATACCCGTGATGTCTTCAGCCTTCAATAATAGTATAAGCGGCACCATTGACGATTTTTTCAGAAAACGAAGCTACTATGGTGAGATTTACAAGACCATGAACCCCCGTAACCTGGCCATCTCGCAATACACTTCCACGCCAGAAGAGATGAAAGCCGAACAGGAAAGGATAGAAAAAGAGCTGATAGATTTTGAAAAACTCATCCGCAGTGAAGAAAAGGCTGTTACCCTGCCCCGCCAAACAAGCCGCCGCGGCAGCAAGCGTATCTCTGCCGGCACTCCAAGCTCCTCGGGAAACAAACACTCCATGCGCGGCCATAGGTACTGA
- a CDS encoding tetratricopeptide repeat protein, whose protein sequence is MKPYIFLIVINFFVVLHLSSAPNVFVNDEVEKLIDKSKEILFTNPEQAVLYAAKAIKLGASYEKEGQNNDQKVEAMLAYSLAEKLLGNFDSSIRMLYDALESVTPSNSTLQGRIYALMGGLYCSLTDYNKAIEFNDKATSIFKTTGDSASIALCYNNRGIIHYNLDEFNIAEQFFLQALSINRSLKLMKEVAGNLNNLTLYKGDNEKKIEYIKEAIVINKNLNAQWSLGENYNNLGKQYFYANQYDNALKALSKAFEIATSIGAKELICDNYEYSSWVYAAMGDYKTAYQSFEKLYLLSNELQSSNKLRSVEQDISNKRYLNQKRAAENKEQNYKIELLKRNIFILIVLIILLVTISLFFSKWYKRKKFIELMEARYMLEQSNRQLAELKLRQQKTELENAQKSLNNTRKELTTFAVFLQSKNDLLVKLRNMIRQGYKMTGDELSNHLKSLNLFIAQYQSMDKERNNILMNVEEKNMEFLQRLTKLHPDLTQGEKDLALLLFINLSTKEIALLTGKIPKTINMNRYRLRKSLNLSSSDNITEYLQNL, encoded by the coding sequence ATGAAACCTTATATTTTTCTAATTGTTATCAATTTTTTTGTTGTACTACATTTAAGTTCTGCTCCAAATGTTTTTGTAAATGACGAAGTGGAAAAGTTGATCGATAAATCAAAGGAGATACTTTTTACAAACCCCGAACAGGCTGTTCTGTATGCGGCAAAAGCAATTAAGCTTGGAGCATCGTACGAAAAAGAGGGGCAAAATAACGACCAAAAGGTTGAGGCGATGCTGGCTTATAGCCTGGCAGAGAAATTATTGGGGAATTTTGATTCAAGCATAAGAATGCTATATGATGCCCTGGAATCAGTTACACCATCCAATAGTACACTGCAGGGTAGAATATATGCACTTATGGGGGGACTCTATTGCAGTCTGACTGATTACAATAAGGCAATTGAATTCAACGACAAAGCTACTTCAATTTTTAAAACTACAGGTGACTCCGCCTCAATTGCATTGTGCTATAATAACCGTGGAATAATACACTACAACCTGGATGAATTTAATATTGCCGAGCAGTTTTTTTTACAAGCATTAAGCATTAACCGCTCGCTAAAGCTTATGAAAGAAGTTGCAGGGAATCTTAACAACCTGACTTTATATAAGGGTGATAATGAAAAGAAAATTGAATATATCAAAGAGGCTATCGTCATCAATAAAAATCTGAACGCTCAATGGTCGTTAGGAGAAAACTACAATAACCTGGGAAAGCAATATTTTTATGCTAATCAATACGATAATGCGTTAAAAGCATTGTCGAAAGCCTTTGAAATTGCCACATCAATTGGAGCAAAAGAACTTATTTGCGACAACTACGAATATTCCTCATGGGTGTATGCTGCCATGGGGGATTATAAAACAGCTTATCAATCGTTCGAAAAACTATACTTGTTAAGTAATGAACTGCAAAGTAGCAACAAACTGCGAAGTGTGGAGCAGGATATTTCAAACAAACGATATTTGAATCAAAAAAGAGCTGCGGAAAATAAAGAGCAAAACTATAAAATAGAATTACTTAAGCGCAATATTTTTATTTTGATAGTACTGATTATTTTGCTGGTAACAATAAGTTTATTTTTCTCAAAATGGTATAAACGAAAGAAATTCATTGAGTTGATGGAGGCACGTTATATGCTGGAGCAATCTAATCGTCAGCTTGCAGAATTGAAATTGAGACAACAGAAAACAGAACTGGAGAATGCTCAAAAATCTCTAAATAACACAAGAAAAGAACTTACAACATTTGCAGTCTTCCTCCAGAGCAAGAATGATCTTTTAGTAAAGTTACGCAATATGATCAGGCAAGGATACAAAATGACCGGCGATGAACTAAGCAATCATTTAAAAAGCCTCAATCTTTTCATTGCCCAATACCAAAGCATGGACAAAGAGAGAAACAATATTTTAATGAACGTAGAGGAGAAAAACATGGAGTTTCTGCAACGGTTAACAAAGCTTCATCCCGACCTAACACAAGGAGAAAAGGACCTGGCATTGTTGCTTTTTATAAATCTATCAACCAAAGAAATTGCATTACTTACCGGGAAAATACCAAAAACCATCAACATGAATCGTTATCGTTTAAGAAAATCTCTTAACTTATCTTCAAGTGACAATATAACCGAATACCTTCAAAACTTGTAA
- a CDS encoding SusC/RagA family TonB-linked outer membrane protein, producing MGKKYCFWSWTMQIIFFILFITPFSGMAQNIQLSGSVFDTNNEPVVAASVIEKGTAKGVVTDFDGNFSLNVSPNATIVISYVGYITQEIKLNGRETLYIILEEDVEMLEELVVVGYGSLKKSDMTGAISSVNVEELSKRTTTNPAEALQGKIAGVNIMKSGGNAGAGVEVKIRGVKTFGNNQPLYIIDGFPGDIENVNPQDIESMEVLKDGAAAAIYGSVAANGVIIITTKNGKKGETKIDFSTYVSMVDISKQLKLLNAEEYKSKHKEMYENWNNHVENHQDIYDPQGNGSWRNRLANLPDYVTKNTGIDTDWQDAVLRTGLSQNYMLSVRGGGDGSLYSISYNRANDKGIFLGNKFRQDNARMKIEAKKNIFDIDANLSFKFTDSKQPEYQIKEMYMISPLVPVYNENEEYGFGLTNFDGLPNNRNIVADQHYEKSTSKQYYTSGNVSVGVNFTNWLSFKTAYSYRGVNERQTYHTPPYIADEKSKRDYTFYNETTAYWEENVWDNVLNFNKEFKAHSINAMAGTSMTARKYTWNTVAAEGKTTLYKVENGSLVVNEIPGGFLDPNFSTIGAGTGGTYSGDGSKWEYNRASFFSRLNYNYDNRYLLQATVRRDGSSKFGADSRWGYFPSVALGWRITEESFFPKNEIIDNLKLRASWGRLGNENALGYYDFQALISTYNTMYQGYVKGNGDNAWAGSIARGLENRSLKWETTDTKNIGLDYGLLNNRLSGSLNYYYNQTEDLLIIKALPPSAGLTNPILNVGKMRNMGVEFEANWREQKGEFNYNIGLNFSTTNNKVISLADEGQVLYGEGLKYGTEHFPTQTREGKPIGAFYLYKTDGLFQSDAEARSYVNADGEKYQPYADAGDIKFVDTNEDGTINDDDKIYCGSGIPTFEVNLNLSLDYNRFDLSAVLGSAWGHKIYNGNKYFYEGMNSGSNFLSSSLQSWRPDNTNTDVPRAIYNDPNGNLKESDRFIEKGDFIRLRLLQLGYSFPKKTVNYLHLSNLRFFVSGENIFTITGYKGIDPEFSRSSVLNAGIDKLIFPFTRQFSVGAQLSF from the coding sequence ATGGGTAAAAAATACTGTTTTTGGAGTTGGACTATGCAGATTATTTTCTTCATACTGTTTATTACTCCTTTTAGTGGAATGGCGCAGAATATTCAACTAAGCGGCTCTGTTTTTGACACAAACAATGAGCCTGTAGTTGCGGCCAGTGTAATAGAAAAAGGAACTGCAAAGGGAGTGGTTACGGATTTTGACGGTAATTTCAGTCTAAATGTTTCGCCAAATGCTACTATTGTAATTTCTTATGTTGGATACATCACTCAAGAAATTAAACTGAATGGAAGAGAAACACTGTATATTATCCTGGAAGAAGATGTTGAGATGTTGGAAGAATTGGTTGTTGTGGGTTATGGATCACTAAAAAAGAGTGATATGACCGGAGCAATTTCATCTGTTAATGTTGAAGAACTTTCAAAACGCACCACGACCAATCCTGCAGAAGCTTTACAAGGAAAAATTGCAGGTGTCAACATTATGAAGTCCGGTGGAAATGCAGGTGCAGGTGTGGAAGTGAAAATACGTGGTGTAAAAACTTTTGGGAACAACCAGCCTTTATATATTATTGACGGGTTTCCCGGTGATATTGAGAATGTTAATCCCCAGGATATTGAGTCGATGGAAGTTTTAAAAGATGGTGCTGCTGCAGCAATTTATGGATCGGTTGCGGCCAATGGTGTAATTATTATAACTACCAAGAATGGTAAAAAAGGGGAAACAAAAATTGATTTCAGCACATATGTAAGTATGGTTGATATCTCAAAACAACTAAAGTTGCTGAATGCTGAGGAATATAAATCCAAACACAAAGAGATGTATGAAAACTGGAACAACCATGTTGAAAATCACCAGGATATTTATGATCCCCAGGGCAATGGATCTTGGAGAAACAGATTGGCAAACCTTCCTGATTATGTGACTAAAAATACAGGAATTGACACAGACTGGCAAGATGCTGTATTGCGCACAGGTTTATCACAAAACTACATGCTGAGCGTTAGAGGTGGGGGAGATGGGTCCTTATATTCAATTTCATACAACCGTGCCAATGATAAGGGGATTTTCCTGGGTAACAAATTCCGTCAAGATAATGCACGTATGAAAATAGAAGCCAAAAAGAACATATTTGATATTGATGCTAATCTTTCTTTTAAATTTACAGATAGCAAACAGCCTGAATATCAGATAAAGGAGATGTATATGATATCACCATTGGTACCAGTTTATAACGAAAATGAAGAATATGGATTTGGCCTTACTAATTTTGATGGATTGCCTAACAACAGGAATATAGTTGCTGACCAGCATTACGAAAAGTCGACAAGTAAACAGTATTATACATCGGGTAATGTGTCTGTCGGGGTTAATTTCACCAATTGGCTCAGTTTTAAAACGGCCTATTCGTATCGTGGTGTAAACGAACGTCAAACGTATCATACTCCCCCTTATATTGCTGATGAAAAATCGAAACGTGATTATACTTTCTATAACGAAACAACTGCTTATTGGGAAGAGAATGTCTGGGATAATGTATTGAATTTCAATAAAGAGTTCAAAGCGCATAGTATTAATGCTATGGCAGGTACATCGATGACTGCACGCAAATATACTTGGAACACAGTAGCTGCAGAAGGTAAAACAACACTATACAAAGTAGAAAATGGCAGCCTGGTCGTTAATGAAATACCAGGCGGATTTCTAGATCCCAATTTTTCAACAATAGGTGCAGGAACAGGAGGGACCTATAGTGGTGATGGATCGAAGTGGGAATACAATCGTGCTTCATTTTTCAGCCGATTGAATTATAACTATGACAACCGTTATTTATTGCAAGCAACTGTCAGGCGTGACGGGTCTTCAAAGTTCGGAGCTGACAGCCGCTGGGGCTATTTCCCATCTGTTGCCCTGGGTTGGAGGATAACCGAAGAGTCTTTTTTCCCTAAGAACGAAATCATTGACAATTTAAAATTAAGAGCCAGCTGGGGGCGACTTGGTAATGAAAATGCTTTGGGCTATTATGATTTTCAGGCTTTAATCAGCACATATAACACTATGTATCAGGGATATGTAAAAGGCAACGGTGATAACGCCTGGGCAGGGAGCATTGCGCGCGGGCTGGAAAACCGTTCGCTGAAATGGGAGACCACCGATACAAAAAATATTGGACTGGATTATGGTTTACTAAATAACAGGCTGTCAGGTTCTTTAAATTATTACTACAATCAGACAGAAGATTTGTTAATCATCAAAGCACTCCCGCCATCGGCAGGATTGACAAACCCTATACTCAATGTTGGCAAAATGCGTAATATGGGGGTAGAATTTGAAGCTAACTGGAGAGAACAAAAAGGGGAGTTCAACTATAACATAGGGTTGAACTTCAGCACGACGAACAATAAAGTTATTTCATTGGCAGACGAAGGTCAAGTGCTCTATGGGGAAGGATTGAAATATGGTACCGAGCACTTCCCTACTCAGACACGGGAAGGTAAACCAATCGGCGCTTTTTATCTCTACAAAACCGATGGTCTTTTCCAAAGTGATGCTGAGGCACGTTCTTATGTAAATGCAGACGGCGAAAAGTACCAGCCATATGCTGATGCAGGCGATATAAAATTTGTAGATACAAATGAAGATGGCACAATTAATGATGATGATAAAATATATTGCGGTTCGGGAATTCCTACCTTTGAAGTAAACCTAAATCTTTCTCTTGATTACAATAGATTCGATCTTTCGGCAGTACTTGGAAGCGCCTGGGGACATAAAATCTATAACGGCAACAAATATTTCTATGAAGGGATGAACTCAGGATCAAACTTTTTATCTTCTTCCCTTCAGTCCTGGAGGCCTGACAATACTAATACTGATGTGCCCCGTGCTATCTATAACGACCCGAACGGCAACCTAAAAGAATCGGACAGATTTATAGAAAAAGGTGATTTTATCCGTCTCCGCCTGTTGCAATTGGGATATTCTTTTCCAAAGAAAACTGTAAATTATTTACATCTTAGCAACTTGCGTTTTTTTGTAAGTGGTGAAAATATATTTACTATTACAGGTTATAAAGGGATTGATCCTGAATTCTCACGCTCAAGCGTTTTAAATGCAGGGATCGATAAATTAATTTTCCCTTTTACCCGCCAATTTTCAGTTGGTGCTCAACTTTCATTCTAA